One genomic window of Pseudomonas sp. LFM046 includes the following:
- a CDS encoding tail fiber protein has product MSDPFLGEIRMVGFNFAPRSWALCQGQIMGISQNSALFSLLGTMYGGNGQTTFALPDFRGRSPVGQGQGLGLSPITVGEVSGTENVTILSNQMPAHTHTATPVSNSITASGQATIPAATAGTTQANPGPTTVLGPIAAGGRAGTLYSTGTADTNLAPFNVSVLGDMPGITIGLSGGSQPLDIRNPYLGTNFVIALEGIFPSRN; this is encoded by the coding sequence ATGAGCGACCCCTTCCTCGGCGAGATTCGTATGGTTGGCTTCAACTTTGCCCCCCGTAGCTGGGCCTTATGCCAGGGCCAGATAATGGGAATCTCGCAGAATTCCGCCCTGTTCTCGCTGCTCGGCACCATGTACGGCGGCAATGGCCAGACGACCTTCGCACTGCCGGACTTCCGTGGCCGCAGCCCGGTGGGCCAGGGCCAGGGACTGGGCCTGAGTCCGATCACCGTCGGTGAAGTGAGCGGCACGGAGAACGTGACCATCCTCTCTAACCAGATGCCCGCCCACACCCATACCGCCACCCCTGTCAGCAACTCCATCACGGCGTCCGGTCAGGCCACCATCCCCGCCGCGACCGCCGGTACCACCCAGGCCAACCCGGGGCCGACCACCGTCCTTGGCCCGATCGCGGCCGGTGGCCGAGCCGGCACCCTGTATTCCACCGGCACCGCTGACACCAATCTGGCGCCGTTCAACGTCAGCGTGCTGGGCGACATGCCGGGCATCACCATCGGCCTGTCCGGTGGCAGCCAGCCCCTGGATATCCGCAACCCCTACCTGGGTACCAACTTCGTGATCGCACTGGAAGGGATCTTCCCGTCGCGTAACTGA
- a CDS encoding N-acetyltransferase, translated as MPISELQLRPIAEADQAFLRELYATTRAHEMHQVPWDQAAIDAFLTQQFDAQHRYYQEHYHDAQFSLICHQGQSVGRLYVFRGPNTLNLMDIALLPEWRRQGIGTRYLEALVREADETGKSIRLFVEATNPARRLYDRFGFVVTGDNRVYLQMQRAARTSFAQDVFA; from the coding sequence ATGCCAATCTCCGAACTGCAACTTCGCCCCATTGCCGAAGCTGACCAGGCGTTCCTGCGTGAGCTCTACGCGACCACCCGAGCCCATGAGATGCACCAGGTCCCCTGGGACCAGGCTGCCATCGACGCCTTCCTTACCCAGCAGTTCGACGCCCAGCACCGCTATTACCAGGAGCACTATCACGATGCGCAGTTCTCGCTGATCTGCCATCAGGGCCAGTCCGTTGGCCGGCTGTATGTGTTCCGCGGGCCGAACACCCTCAATCTGATGGATATCGCCCTGCTGCCCGAATGGCGGCGGCAGGGCATTGGCACGCGCTACCTGGAAGCACTGGTTCGCGAGGCGGACGAGACCGGCAAGTCGATCCGTCTGTTCGTCGAGGCCACCAATCCGGCCCGGCGTCTTTATGACCGCTTCGGCTTCGTCGTCACTGGCGACAATCGCGTCTACCTGCAGATGCAGCGCGCGGCCAGGACCTCTTTCGCACAGGACGTATTCGCATGA
- a CDS encoding sulfotransferase, with protein sequence MEGMNAQDMYGWLPIRAWRRDGEWRLDWCWFGEQQLTRPFFRDDVDLVLRLPFNQAFRRETRLDALLDWQAASPGVAPGAFIYHASRCGSTLMAQMLAGLERNIVLSEPPPLDSLLRAHFLDPAVQDLQPHWIRALLSAYGQRRLGNEARLLIKLDAWNVFEAPLLHALYPDTPRIFLYRDPLEIVVSQLRQPGMHRVPGLLGPSALDFAGTDAQAMAPLEFTCRLIGRILEQGLALCREQACVPVNYSELPEALWGRLAPIFHLVEADAPKLREIAAFDAKQPAMWFSADSQRKRDEAGDEVRAAVERWAGKPYEGLEQLRCLEQTLHTGV encoded by the coding sequence ATGGAAGGCATGAACGCGCAGGATATGTACGGCTGGTTGCCCATCCGTGCCTGGCGGCGCGATGGAGAATGGCGTCTGGACTGGTGCTGGTTCGGCGAACAGCAACTGACCCGGCCGTTCTTCCGTGACGATGTCGACCTGGTCCTGCGCCTGCCCTTCAACCAGGCCTTCCGTCGTGAAACGAGGCTGGATGCACTGCTCGACTGGCAGGCCGCCAGTCCGGGCGTTGCGCCGGGCGCTTTCATCTATCACGCGTCGCGCTGCGGCTCGACCTTGATGGCGCAGATGCTGGCGGGCCTGGAGCGAAATATCGTGCTCTCTGAGCCCCCGCCGCTGGACAGCCTGCTGCGTGCCCACTTCCTCGACCCGGCCGTGCAGGACCTGCAGCCACACTGGATTCGGGCACTGTTGTCCGCCTATGGCCAGCGCCGGCTGGGCAACGAAGCGCGGTTACTGATCAAACTGGATGCCTGGAATGTCTTCGAGGCGCCGTTGCTGCATGCGTTGTACCCGGACACGCCGCGCATTTTCCTTTATCGCGATCCATTGGAAATCGTCGTTTCGCAACTGCGCCAGCCCGGCATGCACCGGGTGCCGGGGCTGCTGGGTCCATCGGCGCTGGATTTCGCCGGGACGGATGCCCAGGCCATGGCACCGCTGGAATTCACCTGCCGCCTGATCGGCCGCATCCTCGAACAGGGACTGGCACTGTGCCGGGAACAGGCTTGCGTGCCGGTGAACTACAGCGAGCTGCCCGAAGCGCTCTGGGGGCGCCTGGCGCCCATCTTCCACCTGGTCGAGGCCGACGCCCCGAAGTTGCGGGAGATTGCGGCCTTCGACGCCAAACAGCCGGCCATGTGGTTCAGTGCCGACAGCCAGCGCAAGCGCGATGAGGCCGGCGATGAGGTGCGAGCAGCCGTGGAGCGCTGGGCTGGCAAGCCCTACGAAGGGTTGGAGCAACTGCGCTGTTTAGAGCAGACGCTTCATACAGGTGTTTAG
- a CDS encoding aspartyl/asparaginyl beta-hydroxylase domain-containing protein, giving the protein MPTPPLPICSRLPLTFAMAPLLDALGRIDKAAWQDHFNTGYYEGDWSGVALIAPDDAPLPLAPGQGAPVRSGWWQREAAWNDLLDAFHTTVRSARLLRLGPGSRIHEHCDPDLGLPGSDLRLHVPLQSPAGVEFLVDGLQAPMQPGECWFLDLSRPHRVDNPGPGERIHLVLDCRPNEWLLGLIEQGLPDTPALQPGRAVQAFARFRQMVEQDRELAQRLQVLTDVRDFLREAVALGVTRGLNFSEAEVRAAMRQGKQGWNEQWKA; this is encoded by the coding sequence ATGCCAACGCCACCACTACCGATCTGTTCGCGCCTGCCTCTGACGTTCGCGATGGCGCCCTTGCTGGACGCCCTGGGGCGGATCGACAAAGCCGCGTGGCAGGACCACTTCAATACCGGCTACTACGAGGGTGACTGGAGCGGTGTCGCCCTGATCGCTCCGGACGATGCACCGCTGCCGCTGGCGCCCGGCCAGGGCGCGCCGGTTCGCAGTGGCTGGTGGCAACGGGAGGCCGCCTGGAACGATCTGCTGGATGCCTTTCACACCACCGTGCGCAGTGCGCGCCTGCTGCGCCTGGGGCCGGGCTCACGCATTCACGAGCACTGCGACCCGGACCTCGGCCTGCCCGGCAGTGACCTGCGCCTGCATGTGCCGTTGCAGAGTCCGGCAGGCGTGGAGTTCCTCGTCGATGGCCTGCAAGCGCCCATGCAGCCGGGGGAATGCTGGTTCCTCGATCTGTCCCGCCCGCATCGTGTGGATAACCCGGGGCCGGGCGAGCGCATTCACCTGGTGCTGGATTGCCGGCCCAACGAATGGTTGCTTGGGCTTATCGAACAGGGCCTGCCCGACACGCCCGCGCTACAGCCGGGGAGGGCGGTGCAGGCTTTTGCACGATTCCGCCAGATGGTGGAGCAGGACCGGGAACTGGCGCAGCGGCTGCAGGTGCTGACCGATGTGCGCGATTTTCTGCGCGAAGCAGTCGCTCTAGGTGTCACGCGGGGCCTGAACTTTTCCGAGGCGGAAGTCCGCGCCGCGATGCGTCAGGGCAAGCAGGGATGGAACGAACAATGGAAGGCATGA
- a CDS encoding biotin/lipoyl-binding protein: MMLPALRSDLQLSPAAPGLDGAPQWTLADPLRGRYFKLGAVAVRLLRHWALSDPQRVLEAANAEPGLPLGGAELEEMLRFLRGHDLIAASDEDQRASYAMKAAAQQQSLGRRVLHQYLFFRIPLWRPDAFLNRAWPVLERHGPWLLRWGLPLVFALGLFLVSRDWERFLATFPHLFSLGGALAFGAALTFAKLCHEFGHAFMAKRAGCRVQSMGLAFMVLLPMFYTDVSDAWRVRDRRSRLLISAGGVLAELVLAVLALLAWSLLPEGPARTAAFMLASATWITTLLINLNPFMRFDGYFLLTDLLGVDNLQTRAFALCRWRLREALFGYGEPAPEPWPPEMARRLLLWGYGSWLWRAALFFGIALAVYHLFFKVLGIFLMLVELVWFIGLPIWKELLEWWQRRDQANPRKVLLTGGGLLVLLALLVLPWRSSVEVPALLEASRATALHAPVAARLKALQVKDGQAVEQGALLLELESPDLDSRQGIVRREIEILQLQLRRQAGRSETAADAGILEQRLAEAVAEYRGLAAQRERLQLRAPQAGVVRDLLPDLTVGRWLSPQEALARVVEPGQRLRGYLAEESLWRVQPGAEGRFIADDPARPAIAVRLDEVDATGVASLELEALSSDHHGPIAVRRDAQRRAEPVQAQYGVRLSLLDDDIHPAQPLRGVVVLEGEGQSLLGIAWRRLAALGVRESGF; the protein is encoded by the coding sequence CTGATGCTGCCCGCGCTGCGCTCCGACCTGCAGCTGTCACCGGCCGCGCCCGGCCTGGACGGCGCTCCCCAATGGACCCTGGCCGACCCCTTGCGCGGGCGCTATTTCAAGCTGGGCGCCGTCGCCGTGCGCCTGCTGCGCCATTGGGCGTTGAGCGATCCGCAGCGGGTGCTGGAGGCCGCCAACGCCGAACCGGGCCTGCCACTGGGCGGTGCCGAACTGGAAGAAATGCTGCGTTTCCTGCGTGGACATGACCTGATCGCCGCGTCTGATGAGGATCAACGCGCCAGTTACGCGATGAAGGCCGCCGCCCAACAGCAGAGCCTGGGCAGGCGGGTGCTGCATCAGTACCTGTTCTTTCGCATTCCGCTGTGGCGCCCGGATGCCTTCCTCAATCGTGCCTGGCCGGTGCTGGAACGCCACGGTCCCTGGCTGCTGCGCTGGGGCCTTCCGCTGGTCTTCGCCCTCGGCCTGTTCCTGGTGTCGCGGGACTGGGAACGCTTTCTCGCCACCTTTCCGCACCTGTTCAGCCTCGGCGGTGCCCTGGCCTTCGGCGCCGCCCTGACCTTCGCCAAGCTCTGCCATGAGTTCGGCCACGCCTTCATGGCCAAACGGGCCGGTTGCCGGGTGCAGAGCATGGGCCTGGCCTTCATGGTGTTGCTGCCGATGTTCTACACCGATGTCAGCGATGCCTGGCGCGTCCGGGACCGGCGCTCGCGGCTGCTGATCAGCGCCGGTGGCGTGCTGGCCGAGCTGGTGCTGGCAGTGCTGGCGCTGCTGGCCTGGTCGCTCTTGCCGGAGGGCCCGGCACGCACTGCCGCCTTCATGCTGGCCAGCGCGACCTGGATCACCACGCTGCTGATCAACCTCAACCCCTTCATGCGCTTCGACGGCTATTTCCTGCTCACTGACCTCCTGGGTGTGGATAACCTGCAGACGCGGGCCTTCGCCCTCTGCCGTTGGCGTCTGCGCGAGGCGCTGTTCGGCTACGGCGAGCCGGCACCGGAGCCCTGGCCGCCGGAAATGGCGCGGCGCCTGCTGCTCTGGGGCTACGGCTCCTGGCTGTGGCGTGCGGCGCTGTTCTTCGGCATCGCCCTGGCGGTCTACCACCTGTTCTTCAAGGTGCTGGGCATCTTCCTGATGCTGGTGGAACTGGTCTGGTTCATCGGCCTGCCCATCTGGAAGGAGCTGCTGGAGTGGTGGCAGCGCCGCGACCAGGCGAACCCGCGCAAGGTCCTGCTGACCGGCGGCGGGCTACTGGTGCTGCTGGCTCTGCTGGTACTGCCGTGGCGCAGTTCGGTCGAGGTCCCCGCGCTGCTCGAAGCCTCACGTGCCACTGCCTTGCATGCGCCGGTGGCGGCCAGGTTGAAGGCGTTGCAGGTGAAGGATGGCCAGGCGGTGGAGCAGGGCGCGCTGCTGCTGGAACTGGAATCCCCTGACCTGGACTCGCGCCAGGGCATCGTTCGCCGCGAAATCGAAATTCTCCAACTGCAGCTGCGCCGCCAGGCCGGGCGCAGTGAAACCGCCGCCGACGCCGGCATCCTCGAACAGCGACTGGCCGAGGCCGTGGCCGAATACCGCGGCCTCGCCGCCCAGCGTGAACGCCTGCAACTGCGTGCCCCCCAGGCCGGTGTCGTGCGTGACCTGCTGCCCGATCTCACGGTTGGGCGTTGGCTAAGCCCCCAGGAAGCCCTGGCGCGCGTGGTGGAGCCCGGCCAGCGCCTGCGCGGCTACCTGGCCGAGGAGTCTCTGTGGCGCGTGCAGCCGGGTGCGGAGGGCCGCTTCATCGCCGACGACCCGGCGCGCCCTGCAATTGCGGTACGGCTGGACGAGGTGGATGCCACCGGCGTCGCCTCTCTGGAGCTTGAAGCGCTCAGTTCCGATCATCACGGCCCCATCGCCGTGCGCCGCGATGCCCAGCGCCGCGCCGAGCCGGTGCAGGCCCAGTACGGCGTGCGCCTGAGCCTGCTGGACGACGACATCCACCCGGCCCAGCCCCTGCGCGGCGTGGTGGTGCTGGAGGGCGAAGGGCAGTCGCTGCTCGGCATCGCCTGGCGCCGGCTGGCGGCGCTTGGGGTGAGGGAAAGCGGTTTCTGA